A region of Canis lupus familiaris isolate Mischka breed German Shepherd chromosome 38, alternate assembly UU_Cfam_GSD_1.0, whole genome shotgun sequence DNA encodes the following proteins:
- the ALDH9A1 gene encoding 4-trimethylaminobutyraldehyde dehydrogenase, translated as MLLGAGLAALARLPRSLRPASLAAMSTGTFVVSQPLNYRGGARVDPADSSGTEKAFEPATGRVIATFTCSGEKEVNLAVQDAKAAFKIWSQKSGMERCRILLEAARIIRERKDEIATMETINNGKSIFEARWDIDTSWQCLEYFAGLAGSMAGEYIQLPGGSFGYTRREPLGVCVGIGAWNYPFQIACWKSAPALACGNAMVFKPSPFTPASVLLLAEIYTEAGMPPGLFNVVQGGAATGQLLCQHPDVAKVSFTGSVPTGMKIMEMAAKGIKPVTLELGGKSPLIIFSDCDLENVVKGAMMANFLTQGEVCCNGTRVFVQREILDEFTREVVKRTQKIKIGDPLLEDTRMGPLINRPHLERVLGFVKLAKEQGAKVLCGGDIHVPEDPKLKDGYYMRPCVLTNCRDDMTCVKEEIFGPVMSILPFDTEAEVLERANDTSFGLAAGVFTRDIQRAHRVVAKLQAGMCFINNYNVSPVELPFGGYKKSGFGRENGRVAIEYYSQLKTVCVEMGEVESVF; from the exons ATGCTTCTCGGAGCCGGCCTGGCGGCGCTCGCTCGGCTTCCGCGCAGCCTCCGGCCGGCTTCGCTCGCAGCCATGAGCACCGGCACTTTCGTGGTCTCGCAGCCGCTCAACTACCGCGGCGGGGCCCGCGTGGATCCCGCGGACTCTTCCGGCACCGAGAAGGCGTTCGAGCCGGCCACGG GCCGAGTGATAGCTACTTTCACTTGCTCGGGGGAAAAGGAAGTAAATTTGGCTGTCCAGGATGCCAAGGCTGCCTTTAAAATATGGAGTCAGAAATCTGGCATGGAGCGTTGTCGAATTCTTCTGGAGGCTGCCAGGATAATAAGG GAACGGAAGGATGAAATCGCCACCATGGAGACCATCAACAATGGCAAGTCCATCTTCGAGGCCCGCTGGGACATTGACACTTCCTGGCAATGCCTGGAATACTTCGCAGGCTTGGCTGGATCCATGGCTG GCGAATATATCCAGCTCCCTGGCGGGTCCTTTGGTTACACCAGGAGAGAACCGCTGGGCGTATGCGTGGGAATAGGTGCATGGAACTACCCCTTCCAGATTGCCTGCTGGAAATCTGCTCCGGCCTTAGCGTGcg GTAACGCCATGGTCTTTAAGCCCTCCCCCTTCACGCCCGCGTCGGTGTTGCTGCTGGCCGAGATCTACACGGAGGCCGGCATGCCCCCCGGGCTCTTCAATGTGGTGCAAGGGGGGGCTGCCACCGGCCAGCTCCTGTGTCAGCACCCTGACGTGGCCAAAGTCTCCTTCACCGGAAGCGTGCCCACCGGCATGAAG ATCATGGAGATGGCCGCGAAAGGAATCAAACCTGTTACCTTGGAACTGGGAGGCAAGTCTCCCCTGATAATCTTCTCCGACTGTGACCTGGAGAATGTGGTGAAGGGGGCGATGATGGCCAACTTCCTCACGCAAGGCGAG GTTTGTTGTAATGGCACAAGAGTATTCGTGCAAAGGGAAATTCTTGATGAATTTACAAGGGAAGTGGTGAAGCGGACCCAAAAGATAAAAATCGGAGATCCCCTCCTGGAAGATACCAGGATGGGCCCCCTCATCAACCGTCCACACCTGGAGCGAGTCCTTGGGTTTGTTAAGCTGGCAAAGGAGCAG GGTGCTAAAGTGCTCTGTGGTGGAGACATACACGTACCTGAAGATCCCAAATTGAAGGATGGCTATTACATGAGACCTTGTGTACTGA CCAATTGCAGAGACGACATGACCTGTGTGAAAGAAGAGATCTTTGGACCAGTTATGTCCATTTTACCATTTGACACTGAAGCTGAGGTTCTGGAAAGAGCCAATGATACCAGTTTTGGCTTAGCAGCTGGCGTCTTTACCAG AGACATCCAGCGTGCTCACAGAGTGGTGGCTAAGCTGCAGGCTGGAATGTGCTTCATTAACAACTACAACGTCAGCCCAGTGGAGTTGCCCTTCGGTGGATATAAGAAGTCAG GGTTCGGCAGAGAGAATGGCCGCGTGGCAATCGAGTATTACTCCCAGCTGAAGACCGTGTGCGTGGAGATGGGTGAAGTGGAGtctgttttttga